A genomic region of Clavibacter michiganensis subsp. insidiosus contains the following coding sequences:
- a CDS encoding exodeoxyribonuclease VII small subunit: MPTSPADTGARLPDVSELSYEEARDALVRVVNDLEQGASTLEESIALWERGEALAARCEEWLLGAKARLDAARTTAASDAG; this comes from the coding sequence ATGCCCACCAGCCCCGCCGACACCGGCGCACGCCTGCCCGACGTCTCCGAGCTCAGCTACGAGGAGGCGCGCGACGCCCTGGTGCGGGTCGTGAACGACCTCGAGCAGGGCGCGTCCACGCTCGAGGAGTCGATCGCCCTGTGGGAGCGCGGCGAGGCTCTCGCGGCCCGCTGCGAGGAGTGGCTGCTGGGCGCCAAGGCCCGGCTCGACGCCGCCCGCACGACCGCCGCATCCGACGCCGGCTGA
- a CDS encoding class II fumarate hydratase, with protein sequence MVDTSPGSDSGTTDDFRIEHDTMGEVRVPRTALYAAQTQRAVENFPISGRGLEPAQIQALARIKRAAAIVNGEMGIVDADVSAAIVSAADEVAGGSHHEHFPIDVYQTGSGTSSNMNMNEVLAALATASLGKPVHPNDHVNASQSSNDVFPTSVHVAVTGALLAELIPALEHLAEALETKAEAWKGLVKAGRTHLMDATPVTFGQEFAGYARQIRLGIERVRTALPRVAEVPLGGTATGTGINTPVGFPQKVIEVLADDTGLPVTEALDHFEAQGARDGLVDASGALRTLAVSLTKICNDIRWMGSGPNTGLGELHIPDLQPGSSIMPGKVNPVIPEAVLMVCARVIGNDATVAWAGASGLFELNVAIPVMGSSLLESIRILASSTRLLADKTVDGLRVNEEHARALAESSPSIVTPLNRIIGYEAAAKIAKHSVAQKMTVREAVVDLGYVERGEITEEQLDQGLDVLRMTAPGL encoded by the coding sequence GTGGTCGACACTTCCCCCGGATCAGACAGCGGCACGACGGACGACTTCCGCATCGAACACGACACGATGGGCGAGGTGCGGGTCCCCCGGACCGCGCTGTACGCCGCGCAGACGCAGCGCGCCGTCGAGAACTTCCCCATCTCCGGCCGCGGTCTCGAGCCCGCGCAGATCCAGGCGCTCGCCCGCATCAAGCGCGCCGCCGCCATCGTGAACGGCGAGATGGGCATCGTCGACGCCGACGTGTCGGCCGCCATCGTCTCGGCCGCCGACGAGGTCGCGGGCGGATCCCACCACGAGCACTTCCCCATCGACGTGTACCAGACGGGCTCCGGCACGAGCTCGAACATGAACATGAACGAGGTCCTCGCGGCCCTCGCGACCGCGTCGCTCGGCAAGCCCGTGCACCCGAACGACCACGTCAACGCGTCGCAGTCGTCGAACGACGTCTTCCCCACCTCGGTGCACGTGGCCGTCACGGGCGCGCTCCTCGCCGAGCTGATCCCCGCCCTCGAGCACCTCGCCGAGGCCCTCGAGACCAAGGCCGAGGCGTGGAAGGGGCTCGTCAAGGCGGGCCGCACGCACCTCATGGACGCGACGCCCGTCACGTTCGGCCAGGAGTTCGCCGGCTACGCGCGCCAGATCCGCCTCGGCATCGAGCGCGTGCGCACCGCGCTCCCCCGCGTCGCGGAGGTCCCGCTCGGCGGCACGGCCACCGGAACCGGCATCAACACCCCGGTCGGCTTCCCGCAGAAGGTCATCGAGGTGCTGGCGGACGACACCGGCCTGCCCGTCACCGAGGCGCTCGACCACTTCGAGGCGCAGGGCGCGCGCGACGGCCTCGTCGACGCGTCCGGCGCGCTGCGCACCCTCGCGGTGAGCCTCACGAAGATCTGCAACGACATCCGCTGGATGGGCTCGGGCCCGAACACCGGCCTCGGCGAGCTGCACATCCCCGACCTGCAGCCCGGGTCGTCGATCATGCCCGGCAAGGTCAACCCGGTCATCCCCGAGGCCGTGCTCATGGTGTGCGCGCGCGTCATCGGCAACGACGCCACGGTCGCGTGGGCGGGCGCGTCGGGCCTGTTCGAGCTCAACGTCGCGATCCCCGTCATGGGCTCGTCGCTGCTCGAGTCGATCCGCATCCTCGCCTCCTCCACGCGCCTGCTCGCCGACAAGACCGTCGACGGCCTGCGCGTCAACGAGGAGCACGCGCGGGCGCTCGCGGAATCGTCGCCGTCCATCGTCACGCCGCTGAACCGCATCATCGGCTACGAGGCCGCGGCGAAGATCGCCAAGCACTCGGTCGCGCAGAAGATGACCGTGCGCGAGGCCGTCGTCGACCTCGGCTACGTCGAGCGCGGCGAGATCACCGAGGAGCAGCTCGACCAGGGCCTCGACGTGCTGCGGATGACGGCGCCCGGCCTGTAG
- the trhA gene encoding PAQR family membrane homeostasis protein TrhA has translation MTRDAPSTGPLGTPDGEARADGEHVAHLPLVEDAQDVGPEPKPTWRGWLHAGMTPVALVLGIVLIAVADGAAAKIACAVFVASSLLLFGVSAVYHRFDWSPRAKILLKRMDHANIFLLIAGSYTPITVLALPHDKSVLLLWLVWSGAAIGVLFRVLWIHAPRWLYVLLYLVLGYASLVFIVDFFRADAAMMTLILAGGLAYTVGAVAYALKRPNPWPGRFGFHEIFHAFTLVAFLCHWTGILLVATHPPVV, from the coding sequence ATGACGCGCGACGCCCCATCCACCGGACCGCTCGGCACCCCGGATGGCGAGGCACGGGCGGACGGCGAGCACGTCGCCCACCTCCCGCTCGTCGAGGACGCGCAGGACGTCGGACCCGAGCCGAAGCCCACCTGGCGCGGCTGGTTGCACGCGGGCATGACCCCGGTGGCGCTCGTGCTCGGGATCGTCCTCATCGCGGTCGCCGACGGGGCCGCGGCGAAGATCGCCTGCGCCGTCTTCGTCGCGTCGTCGCTGCTGCTGTTCGGCGTCTCGGCCGTCTACCACCGGTTCGACTGGTCGCCGCGGGCGAAGATCCTGCTCAAGCGGATGGACCACGCCAACATCTTCCTGCTCATCGCGGGCTCGTACACGCCCATCACGGTGCTGGCGCTGCCGCACGACAAGTCGGTGCTGCTGCTCTGGCTCGTGTGGTCGGGCGCGGCGATCGGCGTGCTCTTCCGCGTGCTCTGGATCCACGCCCCGCGCTGGCTCTACGTGCTGCTGTACCTCGTGCTCGGGTACGCGTCGCTCGTGTTCATCGTCGACTTCTTCCGCGCCGACGCCGCGATGATGACGCTCATCCTCGCGGGCGGCCTCGCGTACACGGTCGGCGCGGTCGCCTACGCGCTGAAGCGGCCGAACCCCTGGCCCGGCCGCTTCGGCTTCCACGAGATCTTCCACGCGTTCACCCTGGTGGCGTTCCTCTGCCACTGGACGGGGATCCTGCTGGTGGCGACGCACCCGCCCGTCGTCTGA
- a CDS encoding 4-hydroxy-3-methylbut-2-enyl diphosphate reductase: MPRMPGVRNRLKDNPVAGAKKVLLAAPRGYCAGVDRAVVAVEKALERYGAPVYVRKQIVHNVHVVSTLERMGAIFVEEVDEVPENAHVVFSAHGVSPAVVQGAADRGLQAIDATCPLVTKVHREAVRFAKADMQILLIGHEGHEEVEGTAGEAPEQTIVVNSPEHADVIEVKDPDNLVWLSQTTLSVDETMETVRRLRARFPNLQDPPSDDICYATQNRQVAIKKVAVDADLVIVIGSANSSNSVRLVEVALEYGAKASYRVDYASEVKQEWLDGVNTVGVTSGASVPEVLVQELLDDLADAGYGDVTAVVTAEEDLVFSLPKELRKDQSGNTDSRAIGGRTRA, from the coding sequence ATGCCGCGGATGCCCGGCGTCCGCAACAGGCTCAAGGATAACCCGGTGGCCGGAGCCAAGAAGGTCCTGCTCGCCGCTCCCCGCGGGTACTGCGCCGGCGTCGACCGCGCTGTCGTGGCCGTCGAGAAGGCGCTCGAGCGCTACGGCGCCCCCGTCTACGTGCGGAAGCAGATCGTCCACAACGTGCACGTCGTCTCGACGCTCGAGCGCATGGGCGCGATCTTCGTGGAGGAGGTCGACGAGGTCCCCGAGAACGCCCACGTCGTCTTCAGCGCGCACGGCGTCTCGCCGGCCGTCGTGCAGGGCGCGGCCGACCGCGGCCTCCAGGCCATCGACGCGACCTGCCCCCTCGTCACCAAGGTGCACCGCGAGGCCGTGCGCTTCGCCAAGGCCGACATGCAGATCCTCCTCATCGGCCACGAGGGCCACGAGGAGGTCGAGGGCACCGCGGGCGAGGCGCCCGAGCAGACCATCGTCGTCAACTCCCCGGAGCACGCCGACGTGATCGAGGTGAAGGACCCCGACAACCTCGTCTGGCTCTCGCAGACCACGCTCTCGGTCGACGAGACGATGGAGACGGTCCGGCGCCTCCGCGCCCGCTTCCCCAACCTGCAGGACCCGCCGAGCGACGACATCTGCTACGCCACGCAGAACCGCCAGGTCGCCATCAAGAAGGTCGCGGTCGACGCCGACCTCGTGATCGTCATCGGATCCGCGAACAGCTCGAACTCGGTGCGCCTCGTCGAGGTCGCGCTCGAGTACGGCGCCAAGGCGTCGTACCGCGTCGACTACGCGTCCGAGGTCAAGCAGGAGTGGCTCGACGGCGTGAACACCGTCGGCGTCACGAGCGGCGCGTCCGTGCCCGAGGTCCTCGTGCAGGAGCTGCTCGACGACCTGGCCGACGCCGGCTACGGCGACGTCACCGCGGTCGTCACGGCCGAGGAGGACCTCGTCTTCTCGCTCCCCAAGGAGCTGCGCAAGGACCAGTCCGGCAACACGGACAGCCGCGCCATCGGCGGGCGCACCCGCGCGTGA
- the xseA gene encoding exodeoxyribonuclease VII large subunit: MSETRTVSMPAAGAPTVDAPWPVSVLSGKIKGWIDRLGTAWVEGEITQWGGSGGNVYGKLKDLDVDATISFTVWSSVRSKIPADLGQGARVVALVKPNYWVKGGTLTMQVLEMRHVGLGDLLERLERLRQTLRAEGLFDADRKRRLPFLPGCIGLITGKDSDAEKDVLRNAQLRWPSVRFRVVHTAVQGDRAAGEVTRAIGTLDEDPEVDVIVVARGGGDFQNLLVFSDETLVRTAAACRTPLVSAIGHEADRPLLDDVADLRASTPTDAAKRVVPDVSEELSRVQQARARIGMRLTSQVRGEIDRIEQLRSRPVLTSTAWIVDSRAEELGRYIARSAELAGRVVERGMQQTSELSRQLRTLSPQHVLDRGYAIVQTADGSALRAPADAPDGTGLVLRLAAGALGATSTGPTDDIPSSAARLPASPAPGARPASGAES, from the coding sequence ATGAGCGAGACGCGCACCGTGTCCATGCCGGCAGCCGGCGCCCCGACGGTCGACGCCCCCTGGCCGGTCTCCGTGCTCTCCGGGAAGATCAAGGGCTGGATCGACCGGCTCGGCACCGCGTGGGTCGAGGGGGAGATCACCCAGTGGGGCGGATCCGGCGGCAACGTCTACGGCAAGCTCAAGGACCTCGACGTCGACGCCACCATCAGCTTCACCGTGTGGTCGTCGGTGCGATCCAAGATCCCGGCGGACCTCGGCCAGGGCGCCCGCGTCGTCGCGCTCGTGAAGCCGAACTACTGGGTCAAGGGCGGCACGCTCACGATGCAGGTGCTGGAGATGCGCCACGTCGGGCTCGGCGACCTGCTCGAGCGGCTCGAGCGGCTGCGCCAGACGCTACGCGCCGAGGGCCTGTTCGACGCCGACCGCAAGCGGCGCCTGCCGTTCCTGCCCGGCTGCATCGGCCTCATCACGGGCAAGGACTCGGACGCCGAGAAGGACGTGCTCCGCAACGCGCAGCTGCGCTGGCCGAGCGTCCGCTTCCGCGTCGTGCACACCGCGGTGCAGGGCGACCGGGCAGCGGGCGAGGTCACGCGCGCCATCGGGACGCTCGACGAGGATCCCGAGGTCGACGTCATCGTCGTCGCGCGCGGCGGCGGCGACTTCCAGAACCTCCTCGTCTTCAGCGACGAGACGCTCGTGCGCACGGCGGCCGCGTGCCGCACCCCGCTCGTCAGCGCGATCGGGCACGAGGCCGACCGGCCGCTCCTCGACGACGTGGCCGACCTCCGCGCGTCCACCCCCACCGACGCCGCGAAGCGCGTCGTGCCCGACGTCTCCGAGGAGCTGTCCCGCGTGCAGCAGGCGCGCGCCCGCATCGGCATGCGCCTCACCAGCCAGGTGCGCGGCGAGATCGACCGCATCGAGCAGCTGCGGTCGCGCCCGGTGCTCACGAGCACCGCGTGGATCGTCGACTCGCGCGCCGAGGAGCTCGGCCGCTACATCGCGCGATCCGCGGAGCTCGCCGGCCGCGTCGTCGAGCGCGGCATGCAGCAGACGAGCGAGCTGTCCCGGCAGCTGCGCACGCTCTCGCCGCAGCACGTGCTCGACCGCGGTTACGCGATCGTGCAGACGGCCGACGGATCCGCCCTCCGCGCCCCCGCGGACGCACCCGACGGCACCGGCCTCGTGCTGCGCCTCGCCGCCGGCGCGCTCGGCGCCACCTCCACCGGCCCCACCGACGACATCCCGTCGTCGGCCGCGCGGCTGCCCGCATCCCCCGCCCCGGGCGCCCGGCCGGCGTCCGGCGCCGAAAGCTAG
- a CDS encoding isoprenyl transferase: MREKPIRPWRGLLYRAYQKRIRRGLDRNALPHHIAMILDGNRRWARQLGLESAAHGHRAGAAKFLEFLEWCDDLDIKVTTLYLLSTDNLTGRSSAELTALIDIIGELAEDLSRHRDWRVKHVGSDEGLPPELIARLDASEERSKGNAGLHINLAVGYGGRTEIADAMRSIVQQHHLAGGTLEDLAALLTPDLIGEHLYTSGQPDPDLVIRTSGEQRISDFMLWQSAHSELYFMEALGPDLREVDFLRALRDYSSRQRRFGS, encoded by the coding sequence GTGCGAGAGAAGCCGATCCGACCGTGGCGCGGTCTGCTCTACCGGGCGTACCAGAAGCGCATCCGCCGCGGCCTCGACCGGAACGCCCTCCCGCACCACATCGCGATGATCCTCGACGGCAACCGCCGCTGGGCCCGCCAGCTCGGGCTCGAGTCCGCGGCGCACGGGCACCGCGCGGGAGCGGCCAAGTTCCTCGAGTTCCTCGAGTGGTGCGACGACCTCGACATCAAGGTCACCACCCTGTACCTGCTCTCCACCGACAACCTCACGGGCCGGAGCAGCGCCGAGCTCACGGCGCTCATCGACATCATCGGCGAGCTCGCGGAGGACCTCTCCCGGCACCGCGACTGGCGCGTCAAGCACGTCGGATCCGACGAGGGCCTGCCGCCCGAGCTCATCGCCCGGCTCGACGCCTCCGAGGAGCGCTCGAAGGGCAACGCCGGGCTCCACATCAACCTGGCCGTCGGCTACGGCGGGCGCACCGAGATCGCCGACGCCATGCGCAGCATCGTGCAGCAGCACCACCTGGCCGGCGGCACCCTGGAGGACCTCGCGGCGCTCCTCACGCCCGACCTCATCGGCGAGCACCTCTACACGAGCGGGCAGCCGGATCCGGACCTCGTGATCCGCACCTCGGGCGAGCAGCGCATCAGCGACTTCATGCTGTGGCAGTCGGCCCACAGCGAGCTCTACTTCATGGAGGCGCTGGGGCCCGACCTCCGCGAGGTCGACTTCCTCCGGGCCCTGCGCGACTACTCCTCCCGCCAGCGCCGCTTCGGCTCCTGA
- a CDS encoding PhoH family protein, whose amino-acid sequence MDSQSSTARRASRGEGTPQAERTYVLDTSVLLSDPRALFRFAEHAVVIPVIVITELEAKRNDPEIGYFARQALRLLDQLREEHERLDFPIEVGEAGGTLRVELNHSSMSGLPNGLQLGDNDSRILAVALNLSTEGLAVTVVSKDMPLRVKAASIGLQAEEYRAELAVDSGWTGMADVTLSSEQMADLYDGESLQTRVVQDLPVNTGVVLHSDRGSALGRVVRRGTVNLVRGDREVFGLKGRSAEQRLAIDLLLDREVGIVSLGGSAGTGKSALALCAALEAVLEKQQHRKIMVFRPLYAVGGQELGYLPGDATEKMNPWAQAVFDTLGSVVSQNVMDEVVERGILEVLPLTHIRGRSLHDAFVIVDEAQSLERNVLLTVLSRIGQNSRVVLTHDVAQRDNLRVGRHDGVASVIETLKGHELFGHITLTRSERSAIAALVTGLLDGDPV is encoded by the coding sequence ATGGACAGCCAGAGCAGCACCGCACGACGCGCGAGCCGGGGGGAGGGGACGCCGCAGGCCGAGCGCACGTACGTGCTCGACACCTCCGTCCTCCTGTCCGACCCGCGTGCGCTCTTCCGCTTCGCCGAGCACGCGGTGGTGATCCCGGTCATCGTCATCACCGAGCTCGAGGCGAAGCGGAACGACCCGGAGATCGGGTACTTCGCGCGGCAGGCCCTCCGCCTCCTCGACCAGCTCCGCGAGGAGCACGAGCGGCTCGACTTCCCCATCGAGGTGGGCGAGGCCGGCGGCACGCTGCGGGTCGAGCTCAACCACTCGAGCATGTCGGGCCTCCCGAACGGCCTGCAGCTCGGGGACAACGACTCCCGGATCCTCGCCGTCGCGCTCAACCTGTCGACCGAGGGCCTCGCGGTCACGGTCGTCTCGAAGGACATGCCGCTGCGCGTGAAGGCCGCCTCCATCGGCCTGCAGGCGGAGGAGTACCGCGCCGAGCTCGCCGTGGACAGCGGCTGGACCGGCATGGCCGACGTCACCCTCTCCAGCGAGCAGATGGCCGACCTCTACGACGGCGAGTCGCTGCAGACGCGCGTCGTGCAGGACCTGCCCGTGAACACGGGCGTCGTGCTGCACTCCGACCGCGGATCCGCCCTCGGGCGCGTCGTCCGCCGCGGCACCGTCAACCTGGTGCGCGGCGACCGCGAGGTGTTCGGCCTCAAGGGCCGCTCGGCGGAGCAGCGGCTCGCGATCGACCTGCTCCTCGACCGCGAGGTGGGGATCGTGTCCCTCGGCGGCAGCGCCGGCACCGGCAAGTCCGCGCTCGCCCTCTGCGCCGCGCTCGAGGCCGTGCTGGAGAAGCAGCAGCACCGCAAGATCATGGTGTTCCGGCCGCTGTACGCGGTGGGCGGCCAGGAGCTCGGCTACCTGCCGGGCGACGCCACCGAGAAGATGAACCCGTGGGCGCAGGCCGTGTTCGACACGCTCGGCTCCGTCGTCTCGCAGAACGTCATGGACGAGGTGGTGGAGCGGGGGATCCTCGAGGTGCTGCCGCTCACCCACATCCGCGGGCGCTCGCTGCACGACGCGTTCGTGATCGTCGACGAGGCCCAGTCGCTGGAGCGGAACGTGCTGCTCACGGTGCTCAGCCGCATCGGCCAGAACTCGCGCGTGGTGCTCACGCACGACGTGGCGCAGCGCGACAACCTCCGCGTCGGCCGGCACGACGGCGTCGCGAGCGTCATCGAGACGCTCAAGGGGCACGAGCTGTTCGGGCACATCACGCTCACCCGCTCGGAGCGGAGCGCGATCGCGGCGCTCGTGACGGGTCTGCTCGACGGCGACCCCGTCTGA
- the fbaA gene encoding class II fructose-bisphosphate aldolase, with amino-acid sequence MPVATPEQYAEMLDRAKAGGFAYPAVNVSSSQTINAVLQGLTDAGSDGIIQVTTGGADYFSGHTVKNRAAGALAFARFATEVAKNYPITVALHTDHCPKDALDGFVIPMIEASEEEVRAGRNPIFQSHMWDGSAIPLNENLDIATDLLPRMKAINAILEVEIGVVGGEEDGVSHDTGSHLYTTLEDAISTVEALGLGDKGRYMAALTFGNVHGVYKPGGVQLRPALLKEIQDGIQSKYGTGEKPFDLVFHGGSGSSDDEIAEAVRNGVVKMNIDTDTQYAFSRSIADSVLRNYDGFLKVDGEVGDKKTYDPRAWGKTAESAMAARVVEATRQLGSHGHSQS; translated from the coding sequence ATGCCCGTAGCAACCCCCGAGCAGTACGCCGAGATGCTGGATCGCGCCAAGGCCGGCGGATTCGCCTACCCGGCGGTCAACGTCTCGTCGTCGCAGACCATCAACGCGGTCCTCCAGGGCCTCACCGACGCGGGATCCGACGGCATCATCCAGGTCACCACGGGCGGCGCCGACTACTTCTCCGGCCACACCGTGAAGAACCGCGCGGCCGGCGCGCTCGCGTTCGCGCGCTTCGCCACCGAGGTCGCCAAGAACTACCCCATCACGGTCGCTCTGCACACCGACCACTGCCCGAAGGACGCCCTCGACGGCTTCGTCATCCCGATGATCGAGGCCAGCGAGGAGGAGGTCCGCGCGGGCCGCAACCCCATCTTCCAGTCGCACATGTGGGACGGCTCGGCCATCCCGCTGAACGAGAACCTCGACATCGCGACGGACCTCCTCCCCCGCATGAAGGCCATCAACGCGATCCTCGAGGTCGAGATCGGCGTCGTCGGCGGCGAGGAGGACGGGGTCAGCCACGACACGGGCTCGCACCTCTACACGACCCTCGAGGACGCGATCTCCACGGTCGAGGCCCTCGGCCTCGGCGACAAGGGCCGCTACATGGCCGCCCTCACCTTCGGCAACGTGCACGGCGTGTACAAGCCCGGCGGCGTGCAGCTGCGCCCGGCGCTCCTCAAGGAAATCCAGGACGGCATCCAGTCGAAGTACGGCACGGGCGAGAAGCCGTTCGACCTCGTCTTCCACGGCGGATCCGGCTCCTCCGACGACGAGATCGCCGAGGCGGTGCGCAACGGCGTCGTCAAGATGAACATCGACACCGACACGCAGTACGCGTTCAGCCGCTCCATCGCCGACTCGGTGCTCCGCAACTACGACGGCTTCCTCAAGGTCGACGGCGAGGTCGGCGACAAGAAGACGTACGACCCCCGCGCCTGGGGCAAGACGGCGGAGTCGGCGATGGCCGCCCGCGTCGTCGAGGCCACGCGCCAGCTCGGCTCGCACGGCCACTCGCAGAGCTAG
- a CDS encoding DUF6264 family protein: MSDDDGPRRSGRPAPRYGEYASPSSSGDGGSSGLSEADARIVAEAAEYRRAQAERDAPATSGRGGKKAAKGAAPQTLAEQMAEERKAARERQQAERREAEKAAADSRRAAEKTAATERRDTRRAPTARSAGDAAAAPGSRPERPAYLAGQEPRRAPRRFDAAITVGLLAAGLVNVVGSIGANADPSRAINQSYALFGGGTYEVTPQTSVIGIAVNVVNIVVFVLAAWISLELVKRKRVAFWVPIVGAIVATVVTSVLVLTLIVQDPAFQQIMSSRGP, from the coding sequence GTGAGCGACGACGACGGCCCGCGCCGTTCCGGCCGGCCGGCCCCGCGCTACGGCGAGTACGCGTCGCCGTCCTCGTCTGGCGACGGCGGCTCGTCCGGGCTGTCCGAGGCGGACGCGCGGATCGTCGCCGAGGCTGCGGAGTACCGCCGTGCGCAAGCCGAGCGGGACGCCCCGGCGACCTCCGGTCGCGGCGGGAAGAAGGCCGCCAAGGGCGCCGCGCCGCAGACCCTCGCCGAGCAGATGGCGGAGGAACGCAAGGCCGCGCGCGAGCGCCAGCAGGCGGAGCGCCGTGAGGCCGAGAAGGCCGCCGCCGACTCCCGTCGTGCCGCGGAGAAGACCGCCGCGACGGAGCGCCGGGACACGCGTCGCGCGCCGACCGCCCGATCCGCCGGCGATGCGGCCGCCGCTCCGGGCAGCCGTCCCGAGCGTCCCGCCTACCTCGCCGGGCAGGAGCCGCGCCGCGCGCCCCGGCGCTTCGACGCGGCCATCACCGTGGGCCTGCTGGCCGCGGGTCTCGTGAACGTCGTCGGCAGCATCGGCGCGAACGCGGATCCGTCGCGGGCCATCAACCAGTCGTACGCGCTGTTCGGCGGCGGCACCTACGAGGTCACGCCGCAGACCTCGGTCATCGGCATCGCCGTCAACGTCGTGAACATCGTCGTCTTCGTGCTCGCCGCGTGGATCTCGCTCGAGCTCGTGAAGCGCAAGCGCGTCGCCTTCTGGGTGCCGATCGTGGGCGCCATCGTCGCCACCGTGGTCACGAGCGTGCTCGTGCTGACGCTGATCGTCCAGGATCCGGCGTTCCAGCAGATCATGTCGAGCCGCGGGCCGTGA
- a CDS encoding DUF4245 domain-containing protein, with product MAKPRTPNVVAELGRPETPEETAARKAADSRRHRAKQTFRNLLYSLIVTVATVAVIVALVPRSNTTILPDVDYGAAAAEAQGGFPQTLVVPDLPTAWKSNDAEIRPAGRDGVAVWYVGLITPSNRYIGISQGIDANPTWLDETLQSAPEVSSEEIGGLEWTLYDNAQADDPGNVVLAASAVDGDSTYAIYGTADANELRTAIEAVAAARTAPTGTTPTPADGTTSTTAPGEGNEG from the coding sequence GTGGCGAAGCCCCGCACCCCGAACGTCGTCGCCGAGCTCGGCCGACCGGAGACGCCCGAGGAGACCGCCGCCCGCAAGGCCGCCGACTCCCGCCGCCACCGCGCCAAGCAGACGTTCCGCAACCTGCTCTACTCGCTGATCGTCACGGTCGCGACCGTCGCGGTGATCGTCGCGCTCGTCCCCCGCTCGAACACCACGATCCTGCCCGACGTCGACTACGGCGCCGCGGCCGCCGAGGCCCAGGGCGGGTTCCCGCAGACGCTCGTGGTGCCCGACCTGCCCACGGCGTGGAAGAGCAACGACGCGGAGATCCGCCCGGCCGGCCGCGACGGCGTGGCCGTCTGGTACGTCGGCCTCATCACGCCGAGCAACCGCTACATCGGGATCTCGCAGGGCATCGACGCGAACCCCACCTGGCTCGACGAGACGCTGCAGTCCGCGCCCGAGGTGAGCTCCGAGGAGATCGGCGGCCTCGAGTGGACCCTGTACGACAACGCGCAGGCCGACGACCCGGGCAACGTCGTCCTCGCGGCGAGCGCCGTCGACGGCGACAGCACCTACGCGATCTACGGCACGGCCGACGCGAACGAGCTCCGCACCGCCATCGAGGCGGTCGCCGCCGCGCGCACCGCCCCGACCGGCACGACGCCGACACCCGCCGACGGCACCACCAGCACCACCGCACCGGGAGAGGGGAACGAGGGATGA
- a CDS encoding carbonic anhydrase — MTDQVETAQEDTVQAPAQVWAEMVEGNARFVAGTPEHPRQDVERRAALAHVQRPVAALFGCSDSRLAAEIIFDKGLGDLFVIRNAGQIISDSVLGSLEYAVAVLGVPLIVVLGHDECGAVRAAIESAAPGAEALPPHIANLIAPIAPAVHRVAGDHVVPSEVDAGEVGRQHLRGTVTRMLEASEMISDRVAAGSLAIVGANYKLLEGTAVPDVIVGDIPR; from the coding sequence ATGACGGACCAGGTCGAGACCGCGCAGGAGGACACCGTGCAGGCGCCCGCCCAGGTGTGGGCCGAGATGGTGGAGGGCAACGCGCGCTTCGTCGCCGGCACCCCCGAGCACCCGCGCCAGGACGTGGAGCGCCGCGCCGCGCTCGCCCACGTGCAGCGCCCGGTGGCCGCGCTGTTCGGCTGCAGCGACTCGCGCCTCGCGGCCGAGATCATCTTCGACAAGGGCCTCGGCGACCTCTTCGTGATCCGCAACGCCGGCCAGATCATCTCCGACTCCGTGCTCGGCAGCCTCGAGTACGCCGTCGCCGTGCTGGGCGTGCCGCTCATCGTGGTGCTCGGGCACGACGAGTGCGGTGCCGTGCGCGCCGCCATCGAGAGCGCGGCGCCCGGCGCCGAGGCGCTGCCGCCGCACATCGCGAACCTCATCGCCCCCATCGCGCCGGCCGTCCACCGCGTCGCGGGCGACCACGTCGTGCCCAGCGAGGTCGACGCGGGCGAGGTCGGGCGCCAGCACCTGCGCGGCACCGTGACCCGCATGCTGGAGGCCTCCGAGATGATCTCCGACAGGGTCGCGGCCGGTAGCCTGGCCATCGTCGGCGCCAACTACAAGCTCCTCGAGGGCACCGCGGTGCCCGACGTCATCGTGGGCGACATCCCTCGCTAG